CTTGGCCAGTGCGCCAAACATGCGGCTGGCAACGCCGGCGTGGGAACGCATGCCTACACCCACGATCGAGACCTTGGCGATCTTGGTATCGCCCACCACTTCGCGGGCGCCAATTTCGCGCGCAGTGTTCTCCAGGATTTTCAGCGCCGCATCGTACTCATTGCGGTGCACAGTGAAGGTGAAATCGGTGGTGTTATCGTGCGAGACGTTCTGCACGATCATGTCGACTTCAACATTCGCATCGCTGATAGGGCCCAGAATCTTGAAAGCCACGCCCGGGGTGTCTGGCACGCCACGGATAGTCAGCTTGGCTTCATCACGGTTGAAAGCGATACCGGAAATGATCGGCTGTTCCATGGATTCCTCTTCATCAATAGTAATGAGGGTGCCCGGACCCTCTTTGAAGCTGTGCAATACGCGCAGCGGAACGTTGTACTTGCCGGCGAACTCCACCGCGCGGATCTGCAACACCTTGGAACCGAGGCTGGCCATTTCCAGCATCTCTTCAAAGGTGATCTTGTCCAGGCGCTGGGCCACCGACACCACGCGCGGGTCGGTGGTGTAGACGCCGTCCACATCGGTGTAGATCTGGCATTCATCAGCCTTGAGGGCTGCGGCCAGGGCCACACCGGTGGTGTCCGAACCACCGCGCCCGAGGGTGGTGATGTTGCCGTGCTCGTCCACACCCTGGAAACCCGCTACAACTACCACGCGGCCTGCTTTCAGATCAGTACGAATTTTCTGATCATCAATTTGCAGGATGCGCGCCTTGGTGTGCGCACTGTCGGTAAGGATGCGCACCTGGCTGCCCGTGTAGGACACCGCCGGTACGCCACGCTTGTTCAGCGCCATGGCCAACAAGGCGATGGTCACCTGCTCACCGGTGGACACGATCACATCCAGCTCACGCGGCAGCGGTTGCTGGTCGCCGCTAATGGCCTTGGCCAGATCGATCAGGCGATTGGTCTCGCCGCTCATGGCAGACAGCACCACCACCAGGTCGTCGCCGGCATCGCGGAACTTCTTAACCTTGTCGGCCACCTGCTCGATTCTTTCAACAGAGCCGACCGAGGTGCCTCCAAATTTCTGTACGATCAAAGCCATTTCCAAGCCGCCTCAGCCCGTAAAGGGGCGCCTAATATCCAATCAACCCACACCGCATGGCCCGCGAGTGAACCACGGGCCAGTCAGCTGTGCCTTAAATACCCGCTTCGACAAACGGCACGGTCAAGGCCAGGGCCGCGTCCAGGGCACCGGCGTCTACACCACCGCCTTGCGCCATGTCCGGACGCCCACCGCCCTTGCCGCCCACTGCCGCAGCGGCTTGCTTCATCAAATCACCAGCCTTGAGTTGGCCAGTCAGGTCCTTGGTTACACCGGCAACCAGAACGACCTTATCCTCATGGACACTGCCGAGCAGGATCACTGCGCGGCCGAGCTTGTTCTTCAACTGATCGACCAGGGCCAACAACGCCTTGCCGTCCTGACCGTCCAGGCGTGCGGCCAGGACCTTCACGTCCTTGACGTCCACCGCAGAAGCCGACAGATCGTCGCCCGCTGCGCTGGCTGCCTTGGCTTGCAACTGCTCCAGCTGTTTTTCCAGCGCACGGTTGCGCTCCAGCACGGCGGACAGTTTGTCGATCAGATTGTCGCGGCTGCCCTTGACCAGGCTGGCCGCCTCCTTGAGTTGTTCTTCACCCGCATTCAAATAGGCCAGGGCCGCAGCGCCGGTGACCGCTTCGATACGACGCACACCAGAGGCCACGCCACCTTCGCTGATGATTTTCAGCAAGGCGATGTCGCCGGTCCGGTTGGCGTGGATACCGCCGCACAGTTCTACCGAGAAATCGC
This region of Pseudomonas asgharzadehiana genomic DNA includes:
- a CDS encoding aspartate kinase yields the protein MALIVQKFGGTSVGSVERIEQVADKVKKFRDAGDDLVVVLSAMSGETNRLIDLAKAISGDQQPLPRELDVIVSTGEQVTIALLAMALNKRGVPAVSYTGSQVRILTDSAHTKARILQIDDQKIRTDLKAGRVVVVAGFQGVDEHGNITTLGRGGSDTTGVALAAALKADECQIYTDVDGVYTTDPRVVSVAQRLDKITFEEMLEMASLGSKVLQIRAVEFAGKYNVPLRVLHSFKEGPGTLITIDEEESMEQPIISGIAFNRDEAKLTIRGVPDTPGVAFKILGPISDANVEVDMIVQNVSHDNTTDFTFTVHRNEYDAALKILENTAREIGAREVVGDTKIAKVSIVGVGMRSHAGVASRMFGALAKESINIQMISTSEIKVSVVIEEKYLELAVRALHTAFELDAPARQGE